The following DNA comes from Teredinibacter haidensis.
AAATCGACGGCGCCAGCCAAGGCAGGGTCTGTGCCGGCGACTAAGGCTTCTGCTTAGCTAATCCCAATCTGGTTAATAGTTGACTAAAATGGTTGGTTAAATGGATAATTGCCTCTCCGTAGTATTCGCTACTGTATAAGGTATGTGTCCCAACATGAGTCAAGCGCAAACATTTACTCCCGAACCCCTGCTGGTAACCGAAAGTGCGGTGGCCAAAGTGAAGGGGTTAATTGACGAGGAAGGCAATTCCGACCTTAAGCTGCGAGTGTACGTCACTGGTGGTGGCTGCTCGGGGTTTCAGTATGGTTTCGCTTTTGACGAGGCCTGTGCGGAAGACGATGCCCGCATCGAAAAAGAGGGTATCACGGTGGTGGTGGATGCCATGAGTTACCCTTATCTGGTTGGTGCTAGGTTGGATTACCAGGAGGGGTTGCAAGGTTCGCGCTTCACTGTCGAAAACCCCAATGCTGCTTCCACCTGTGGCTGCGGCTCATCTTTTTCTATCTAGCTAGCCTATCGTGGGGCAGTATTGTGAAGCCATACTGCCCTTATTCCCAGTTACTCTCCATCTCAATAGTGGTACTCGGCTTGTGCTTTGTCAGCCAGGCTTTCGCCCAGGTTTTAGCTCCCCCTTCGAGTAGCCATTTCAACACCCCGCCTCCAACGTATTCCCCTGTCGAGCCGTTGCCGCAAGGCTATTTAGCAAGAATTCAGCTCAATTCTCCCGAAGAAGTAGGGCAAGCCCTGCTGCGGGCGGAGTTATTGTTTCGCGATGGAAAGGCTTTACATCCGGGCGAACCCTTGGCTTTTGTTCTGCATGGCCCGGAAGTCGCTATATTTTTCCGAGAGAATTATGAGCAATACAAACCAATCGTGGATTTGGCTGCACGCTTATCAGCACTGGAAGTGGTCGATGTTCGCGTGTGTCAAACGCGCATGGGTGTGCTTGGGCGTGACCCTTCCGTATTGCTGCCTTTTGTTGGAACCGTGCCTTTTGGGCCGACTGAGATTGAACGGCTGGTGAAGGACAAGCAATTTGTTTATTTCTAGACTAGAGTTTGCTACCGTGCGGCCCTGAGCTGGTCGGGCAATCGCGTTTGTGGGTTTTCGAACCTACAGCCGAGGAAAGTCCGGGCTCCATAGGGTAGAACGCCAGGTAACGCCTGGGGGGCGTGAGCCTACGGAAAGTGCAGCAGAGAGTAGACCGCCGATGGCCTTCGGGCACAGGTAAGGGTGAAAGGGTGCGGTAAGAGCGCACCGCGCAACTGGCAACAGTTTGTGGCATGGTAAACCCCGTTCGGAGCAAGACCAAATAGGAATCCTACAGGTGTGACCCGCACTGGATTCGGGTAGGTCGCTTGAGGTTTGTGGTAACGCAAGCCCTAGATGAATGATTGTCCACGACAGAACCCGGCTTACAGACCAGCTCTTTTTACTTAAAATACCGGTAGTTTCAGGGGGGCGAGATTGCTTTAACCCCTTTGGGCTACTAGTGTTGGTACAGAGTCTGATGATACAAGAAAAATACGTTCCGCACCCACCTCCTGTTTGATTGAGACGCTTGTTTTGTTTCTCTTGTTCGGCTTACATACTTTAGTCTTATTGCTTGATTGATCACCAGCTGCGAGGATTGCTGGTTGCACTATATTGGCTCATGGTTAGGTTATACAAGGGAAGCTCATGCTTGATGTTATCTGGAACCCGGAATCCTGCGATCTTGTTGATATCAATATTCTCGGCGAGGAAATTGCGCGCCATCAGCGCAGCATGCTGGGTAGTGGGCAGGGTTTTTGGGAGTGGGATCTAGCCGCAAACAAATTGAGTTGGTATGGCACCTTCTGGCGTGAACTAGGGTATAACGAAGACGATATCCAAAACATGACCGAGCCGGAAGTTCTGCTGAATTTTATCCATCCGGAAGACCGTGCAGTTTTTGGTTCTGCCATGACCAAAACGATCACTGAAGGCGTTGGCATTGATGTCTGCTATCGCCTACGCAGTAAGATGGGGTACTACTTGTGGGTTCGTGTTACCGGCCAGGGTTTTCGTGATGAAAACGGTTGGACTCACCATGTCGCCGGCGTAAACCAGAATATTTCCCAGTTAAAACAAACCGAGCAGGCGCTTCGAGCCAGTGAAGAACGTTACGGTCGCATAATTGCCGGAACGCAGGATGGCGTGTGGGATTGGGATATTGAAACGGGTGAAATCGAATTTTCCGATATCTGCTGGGAGCAGTTGGGTTTTAGTGGCGCAGAGATAAAAGAGCAGAATTTACGTAAAATCTCCGACTGGGAAGCGCGGATGCCCGAGCGCGATGTCGAGCGTTTTAAAGAAGCGTTACGTGCGCACATTCTGGAAGGGCAGTCCTTCGATATTGAGTATCAAAGCACAGCCAAAGATGGTTCTATTCGCTGGATTCGTGCTCGTGCAGAGGCCTCTTATAATAAACAGGGGCGGGCGGTGCGGGTGTCGGGTAGTAATATGGATATTACCGAGCTGAAAAACACTCAGCTGGCCGTGGTCCAGGCAAAAGTAGCTGCAGAGAAGGCTAATCAGGCCAAGTCCGAATTTTTATCCAGTATGAGTCACGAACTACGTACGCCGTTGAATGCCATTCTTGGCTACGCACAGCTATTTGATTACGACGACAACCTTAACGGCGAGCAGCAGGATAATATTGTTGAGATCCGCAAAGCCGGGGCTCACCTGTTGCACTTGATTAATGAGGTGTTGGATCTGGCCAAGATCGAAGCCGGACGTATGACGCTTTCGTTGGAGCCGGTGATTCCTAATCGTGCTCTCGATGATTGCTTGAAGCTGGTTCAGCCACTGGCGGAAAAGAAACGTGTAGAGATTGTCGTGCACGCGGGCACCTTTGGCAACACCCCTATTTTTGCCGACAATACGCGTTTGAAGCAGGCACTAATAAATTTAATATCCAATTCAATTAAATACAATCGTGAAAAAGGCAGAGTGACCATTGCTTTGGAGCAGGGGGATCGCGAAGCCATGCGGATTATTGTGCGTGATACTGGCCTGGGAATTCCCGAAGAAATGCGAAGTCAGGTCTTTGAGCCCTTCAATCGCTTGAGCGCTGAAATGGGCGCTATAGAGGGGAGTGGTGTTGGGTTGGTGATCACCAAGCGTTTGGTCGAAATGATGAGTGGGCGCATTGGTTTCGAAAGTGTAGAGAACGTGGGCACCGAGTTTTGGATTGAGCTACCTCTGGCGAAAGAGGGGGACAAGGGCGTTACCCAGAGAGCTGAGGATGTGTTCTCATCCAAGCGCGGTGAACTGAAAGTGAGCGAATCCAGGCATATCCTTTACATTGAGGATAATCCTGCCAATACTCGTCTGTTTGCTAAAATCATTGATCGCTTCGACCTGTTGACCGTAAGCACCGTAATGGAGCCACTACTGGGCATTTACGAAGCGCGTACCGCACCACCGGACATTATTGTGCTGGATATCAATCTACCAGACTTGGATGGCTATGAGGTGCTGGAGGTTCTGCAGAATGATGCTCGCACCAAAGATATTCCTATTGTCGCGCTGTCGGCCAACGCCATGTCATTGGATGTACATAAGGGCCTGAAGGCCGGTTTTGTTGACTACTTAACCAAGCCCGTAGACGTCAATCGTCTTATTGAAGTATTTAATACGCATCTTGGTTAACGTCTAGAAATATTTTCGCTATATTCACTGTCGTTATATGCTTCTTGGGTATATCCCGCACTGATTAATAATCCCAAATATTCTTGCAGTTAAAGTAAATTCTAGGAATTCACTTTAACTGCTTGTATATGATTGTGTTTCTTCTTTTTGTCGTTTCCTCCCGCTGTGTATGCATCCTGTAAAACTCTCAGAATTTCAATAGCTTAGCGAAACTTTTGCTCTCCATTTCCTTGACTTTGGCTCCCTGCGAAATATAGTGTTCAAAAGTGGTGTAAAGTGGATTAATGTGGGGTAAAGTGGGTAGATAAGCAATTTAACGTTATACTTCTCCGAGGTATTCCCAATTCAGTGCTTTATTTGCCGCTTTGAATAAACCGATAAACGCGTCTCAACCTTGACGTAATAAGGAAGAGAGACAGGAGGAAAGAGTGTTTCAGGGCAGTCACGCTATCAATATGGACGCCAAAGGGCGCATGGCTATTCCGGCTAAATACCGGGATTCGCTGGCAAGTGCCTGTGGTGGCCGTATTGTTATGACAGCTCACACTCAGGATCGCTGTGTGTTGGTTTATCCAGAGCCAGAGTGGCAGACCATTCTGCCGAAAATCGAAGCACTTCCCTCTTTCAACAAAGCATCACTTAGAGCGCAGCGATTGTTAATCGGCTACGCCTGCAGTCTTGAGCTGGATGGTAATGGTAGGGTGTTGGTTCCGCCAACTCTGCGCGACTACGCTGGTTTAGAAAAAAAAATGATGCTCGTTGGTCTCGGCAAAAAGTTTGAGCTCTGGAGTGAAGAGGCCTGGTTGGCCTCGGTGGCAGATATGGACAGCGATGAAGATCTGCCGGAAGAAATGATGACACTCTCTCTATAGAGATCCAAAGCTATGACAGGTACGCCACACTATTCGGTTCTATTGCAGGAATCGGTTGATGCATTGATTACCAATCCGAACGGCCTCTATGTGGATGGCACTTTTGGGCGTGGTGGTCACAGTCGCGCAATTCTCAATCGTCTCGGGCCGCGAGCGCGGCTGGTTGCGTTTGACAAAGATCCGGATGCAGTGAAGGTTGCTAGTGTTTTGCGGGCTGAAGATGAGCGCTTTCATATCGTGCACGATTCGTTTGCACATTTGGAACAGGTGACAGGTTTTTTACACGACCGTGATGATGAAAGGGTTGATGGTGTATTGCTTGATCTCGGGGTTTCTTCTCCGCAATTGGATGTTGCCGAGAGAGGTTTTAGTTTTATGCAGGATGGTCCGTTGGATATGCGTATGGACAACAGCCGGGGGCAAACGGCAGCTCAGTGGTTGAACACTGCGGATGAGGCGGATATTGCGTTTGTTTTGCGGGAGTATGGAGAAGAGCGATTTTCAAAGCGTATGGCGAATGCTGTTGTTAAGGAACGAGTGAAAAAGCCTTTTGAAACCACAGCGCATTTTTCCCGGGTGATCACAGAGGCGAATCCGCGTTGGGAAAAAGGTAAAAATCCAGCGACTAGGGCTTTTCAGGCGGTAAGAATTTTTATCAATCGGGAATTGGAAGATTTGGAAACCGCTTTATCCGGCGGTGTAAATCTGCTCTCCAGCGGTGGCCGCTTTGTGGTGATTAGTTTCCACTCGTTGGAAGACCGAATGGTAAAGCGTTTTTTTCGCGAGCAGTCCCGCGGAAAAACTCTACCCAGAGGTTTGCCGGTAACGGAAGATATGCTGAATAAAACGCTTAAAACTATTGGCAAAGCGGTTAAGGCTGGTGATAGTGAATTACTGGAAAATATTCGTTCAAGAAGCGCGGTTTTGCGAGTGGCAGAAAAATTATAAAGTCCATTATACAAAACTAGTAAATAGCGACGGTAAAACAAGTACGTAATTTTGTGGAGAAAAAGGGTCGGTGAAGTCGCTACTGATAATAATGTTGTGGTTGAGTTGCGTGTGCTCTGCACTTGGCGTTGTGTATTCGGCCTATAGTGCGCGCCAGGCGACCCAGGAACTGGAGTCTTTAAGGCGGGAGTCCAGTAGTTTGCAGGTGGAGTCCGGGCAGTATTTGTTGGAGAAAAGCACCTGGGCGGCCTATTCCCGTGTGGAAAAAATTGCTGTCAATGAACTGAATATGAAAGTTCCTGCATCCAATAAAACAATATTAGTCTTTAAGAAGTAATAGAAATAATGAAACGAGAACTGCAAATGTCCTTTTGGCGATTTTGGTTGTTGGGTGGAATGCTGGTCATTCTGCCTGGCCTGCTCGTCTGGCATTTGGCAAATTTGCAGGTTATTCCCTCTGCAGATAAAGGTTTTGAATTCTTGCAGAGCGAAGGTGAGGCGCGCACTTTACGGAGCGAAATTTTGCATGCCTATAGGGGCGTTATCACTGACCGCAATGGTGAGTTATTGGCGGTAAGTACGCCCGTAACGTCTATTTACGCAAATCCACAATTTCTAAAAGAAGAAGAGCACAGTGTTCTCGCTTCAGCACTGGATATTTCTACAAAGCAGCTACGTGAGCGCCTGAAGGTCTACGCTAACAAACAATTTGTCTACCTAGCTCGACATTTGCCCCCTCAGCAGGCAGATAAAATTTTAGCGAAAAAAATTCAAGGTATTTACGGGGAAACCGAATATCGTCGTTACTACCCTGCCGGAGAAGTGGTTGCCCATGTTGTAGGCTTTACTGATATTGAAGATCACGGTCAGGAAGGTGTGGAACTGGCGTTTGATGAGCACTTAGCTGGCGCAATTGGTTATAAGCGGGTACTAAAAGATTTAAAAGGCAATATCGTTAAAGAAAAGGGCCTGCTTAAAGCGCCGATTGCCGGCAGTAATTTATCGTTAAGTTTAGATTTACGTTTACAGTATTTGGCCTACCGTGAATTGAAGGCCGCTGTTGCCAAACAAAAAGCGAAATCCGGTTCTGTCGTTCTATTGGATGTTAAATCGGGGGAGATTTTGGCAATGGCTAATCAGCCCTCTTACAATCCAAACGATCGCCGTAATATAAAACCCGCACAGCTTCGCAATAGGGCAATTACTGATGTGTTTGAACCGGGCTCCACGGTTAAGCCTTTCACGATGATGGCTGCGCTGGAAAGCGGTCGTTATGCGCTAAAAGACACCATTAATACCAGCCCTGGTTATGTCATGGTTGGCAGTAAGGCGCTGCTCGATCCAAAAGATTACGGTGTTATGTCAATGACCAAAATTCTCACCAAATCCAGTCAGGTGGGGATAACCAAAATTGCGTTAAATATGGAGCCGCAGAGTATTCGAGAGCTGTTTTTTCGCGCAGGTATGGGGCAGAGTACAGGCATGGGTTTCCCTGGCGAAAGTGTAGGAGTGTTGCCAAACCGAAACCGCTGGCAGCCCATTGAGGTGGCAAATCTAGCGTTTGGATATGGGCTTAATGTCAATGCTGTTCAGTTGGCACAGGCTTATGCCATGATCGCTGATAAAGGGTCGTTCAAAAACGCTAGCCTAATTCAGGCCGATCAAGAGCCAATTCGAAACCAAATTGTTTCTCCTGGAATAGCGCAAAATATTACCGATATGTTGAAGACGGTACCACAACCTGGAGGAACAGCTACGCGCGCACAAATTCCTGCTTACCCAGTTGCTGGGAAAACAGGTACTGCCCATAAAGTGGGTGCGGAAGGTTATGTTGATGACAGGCATATTGCGTTGTTTGCCGGCTTTGCTCCAGCGGATAACCCTGAAGTGGTTGCTGTTGTGATTATTAATGAGCCTACCGATGGTAAGTATTTTGGTGGGGAAGCGGCTGCGCCGGTGTTTGCTACTATTGTCGAGGGCGCATTAAAAGTGCTGCGCGTTCCACCGCAAGTGGACAAGGCAATGATGGCGGGATTGTGATGGTAGATCCGTTAGCAAAAAATATGGGTTCATCCGATTGCTCTTTAAATGAGCTTCTGTCGGTTGTCGGTTGTGGCCCGTTATCGCAGCAGAACCCAAGCATTAAAAATATTGTACTAGATAGTCGACAGGTAAGTACTGGCAGCCTGTTTGTTGCGATAAAGGGAAGCGCGGTTGATGGTCGTGAGTATATTGGGGCGGCCATTCGTGCTGGCGCCGTTGCAGTTATCGCAGAGAGCAAAAGCTTTTCTGTGGAGTATTTCGACAACGTCGTAATTATCAATATTGAAAATTTGTGCGAAAAGCTGGGTCTTATTGCGTCGAAATTTTTTGGTGATCCGTCAGAAAAAATGCATGTGGTCGCTGTGACGGGAACTAACGGAAAAACAACTTGTGCGCAACTATTGCAACAGTTGTTCCAGTTGCTGGGAAAAAAATCGGCGACTATCGGTACCATGGGCTATGGGGCTGATTTATCGTTACTTGTTAGCACCGGATTAACCACGCCGGATGCGGTTACCTGTCAGCGAATTTTGAAACAGTTGCTCGATGATGGTGTTGAGTGCGTGGCTATGGAGGTTTCTTCCCACGCGATTGCACAATGTCGTCATGGTGGGATTCAGTTTGAGGGAGCAGTTTTTACCAACCTTTCGCGAGATCATTTGGATTACCACGGATCGATGGGCGATTACGCCGAGATTAAAGCGTCATTATTTCAGTCTACAGAGCACAAGTTTGTAATTACGAATTTAGATGATGACGTTGGTGCAGGCAGTATTCGTGATGCCGTCCCCGAAACCGTCGATTGCTTTGGTTACGGTCTGAAAACAAAAAAAGGGAACAGGGGTTTCGAAGGGGGGAGCGTATTTGCTGGCGAGCTGGATTTTTCGGAAAAGGGTATATGTGGCCATGTTGATTCTTGCTGGGGAGAGGGAGAGTTAAGTAGTCAGTTAATTGGTCAGTTCAACGCCTACAATCTTCTGGCTGTTATCTCGACGGCTTGCGCATCGGGTTATTCACTTGTTGAAGTATTGGAAAAAGTACCTTTGCTTGAGCCTATAGAGGGAAGGATGCAAAAGGTTCAAGTAGCTGGAGATATTGTTGTAATTATTGATTACGCACATACGCCAGATGCATTGGAGCAGGCGCTGAAGGCTGCGCGCGAACATACAGCTAAAAAATTATGGGTTTTATTCGGTTGCGGCGGTGACAGAGATAAAGGTAAGCGTCCGCAAATGGCTGCTATTGCAGAGGAGTATGCCGATAATATTGTGGTCACTTCAGACAACCCCAGGATGGAAGACCCAAAACGGATTATCGAAGACATTCTCGCCGGCTTTTCTTCGGTGGATAAAATTATTACTGAACCCGATAGAGCCGCTGCTATTTACTGGGCGGTAAACCAAGCCGCCTCCGGCGACATGGTGTTGTTTGCCGGGAAGGGGCACGAGAAATATCAGCTGGTGCAGGGTGAGAAATTATCGTTTAGTGATTACGACACAGCCTCTAGTGCGTTAAGGATGCGGGCGCAGAAAAATGCGGGGGGCCTGCAATGATGTTATCGGATTTGTGTTCGGCAGTAGACGGAAAAGTCATTGGCGCTGACACTGCCTTTGCCCGCGTTAGTACCGATACACGCTCAATCAAAAAGGGCGATTTGTTTTTTGCGTTGAAAGGGGCCAATTTTGACGCCCATCATTACCTTGTGCAAGCAGTGCAAGCTGGAGCTTGTGCCATAGTTGTGGAAAAAGAAAGTCCGCACGTTGCTGTTCCGCAATTACTTGTAGAAGACTGTTGTAACGCTCTGGGGCAGGCTGGGAGATTAAACCGGGAAGCCTATTGCGGAATGCTTGTGGCGATTACCGGTAGCAATGGAAAGACCACTGTGAAAGGTATGCTGAAAAGTGTTTTCTCTGAGCGAGGGCGTGTTTTGGCTACTGAGGGCAACCTGAATAATCATATTGGGGTGCCTCTAACGTTAATGAAGCTGGACGTTCATCACTCGTATGCAGTCTTAGAGGCTGGAACCAGCGGGAAAAATGAAATTGCGTATTTAACGTCGTTGATTCAGCCCGAGATCGCGCTTGTTAATAATATAATGTCCGCGCATCTTGAAGGGTTCGGATGTAAGGCTGCTATTGCAGAAGAAAAATCCGCTATTTATTCCAGTACGAAATTACGTATTGGTGTTGTCAATTTGAATAGTGCCTATTGTAGTGAATTTCTGCTGAAGCTAAAGGGAAAGACTGTAACAGGTTTTGCTCGTGTTGAAACCACAGAAGAGCTTGAACGGGTTGTCGCTAAGTTCGATAAAGCGGTTAATCGTTTAGTGTTGGCTCGAGTCTTAGTGAAAGATGATCGGGGGTGCAATCGTTTCGAGCTAATTGATGGCACTGAACAATCCTCGGTGACTTTACGGGTTCCTGGCTTACACAATGTGAATAACGCTTTAGCTGCGGCAGCTTGTGCTTTGTCCTGCGGTTTACCTTTGTCGGTTATTGTCGTCGGCCTCGAAAAATTTGCCGGTGAGTCTGGCCGTATGCAAACTGTAGCTTCAATATTGTGCGATCAGCTAGTCGATGATAGTTATAACGCAAATCCCGGCTCTATGCGAGCGGCCATAGATTTTTTGGCAGAGAAGGCAAAAAGCGTACTAATAGTAGGAGATATGGCTGAAGTAGGCAGTAATGCTGAGCAAGAACATTTTGCGATAGGCGATTACGCAAAAAAGAAAGGTATAAATACTGTAATAGCCGTTGGCCCTCTAAGTCGGTTTGTCGCTGAAGGTTATGGTGAGGGAGCTGTTTGGTTTTCCGGTCGAGAAGAGTTATTCGAAGGTTTGGGAAAGTTAAATTTCAAAAATAGTGTTGTTTTGGTAAAGGGATCGCGCAATTCCAGAATGGAGAAAGTTGTGCAGACACTGAAGCAAAGAGAGGAGGATTGCTGATGTTGGTGTGGCTGGCGGATTTTCTGCAGAATTTTATTAGTGGTTTCGGTGTCTTTAAATACCTGACCTTGCGTGGCATCCTCGGGATTATGACCTCGCTGGGTATTTCCATGATCATGGGGCCCTGGGTGATTCGTAAATTAAACCACTTACAGATTGGTCAGTCCATTCGTGACGATGGCCCGGAAAGCCACTTGAGTAAATCGGGTACGCCGACAATGGGCGGCACACTTATTCTATTTTCAATTGTGACATCAACTTTGATGTGGGCCGATCTCAGTAACCGTTATGTGCTGGTCGTGCTTTTCGTTACTGTGGCTTATGGCTTGATTGGCTGGGTTGATGACTATAGGAAAGTTGTAGAAAAAAATTCGCGGGGTTTGCCCGCCAAGTGGAAATACTTTTGGCAGTCGATTGTAGGCTTTGGTGTGGCACTGGTACTTTTCTACAGTGCCCAATCTCCAGTAGAAACCACACTTTATGTTCCGTTCTTTAAGAGTTTCGCCTGGGAAATGGGCGCGTTTTTTGTTGTGCTGACTTATTTTATGATTGTTGGTTTTAGCAATGCTGTGAACTTAACCGATGGTCTGGATGGTTTGGCCATAATGCCTACCGTAATGGTGGGCTCGGCATTGGGGATTATTGCTTACTTGAGTGGACACGCAAATTTTTCTGGGTATTTGCATATTCCTTATATCCCCGGTGCTGGAGAGCTAGTGATTTTCTGCGGAGCCTTGGCGGGCGCTGGTTTGGGTTTTTTATGGTTTAACACCTATCCTGCCCAAGTGTTTATGGGGGATGTAGGTGCCTTGGCGCTGGGCGCTGCGCTTGGTGTTATGGCGGTCATTGTTCGTCACGAGATCGTATTTTTTATTATGTCCGGTATTTTTGTGATGGAAACGGTATCGGTTATTTTGCAGGTAGCTTCCTTTAAGCTTACCGGGCGTAGAATATTTCGAATGGCTCCGTTGCATCATCACTTTGAGCTAAAAGGTTGGCCTGAACCCCGGGTAATTGTTCGTTTCTGGATTATTACCGTTATGCTGGTTCTGATTGGCTTGGCAACACTGAAAATTCGTTAACAGGGTATTGGCAATTTAATGAGTTCGCTACTAGCAACAGATAGAGTCACCATTGTATTCGGTTTAGGTATGACTGGCGTGTCTGTTGCGCGTTATCTAAGCCGAAAAAAACAAGCTTTTGTCGTTGTTGACACGCGCGCGAACCCTCCTGGGTTAAATCAATTGAAAGTGATTAATTCGAGAGTGGAGGTTATCACTGGGGAACTCAGTGAAGAAACGATTTTGTTAATGTCGAATGCCACCGAAATTATTATTAGTCCAGGGGTTTCACGTCATATACCAGCATTAAAAAACGCGATCGAAAAAGGCGTGTCTGTTATTGGTGATGTTGCCCTATTTTTGCGCGAGGCGAAGGCTCCGGTAATTGGAATTACCGGTTCTAACGGAAAAACAACGGTTACAACAATTGTTGGCGAAATAGCCGAGAAAGCGGGAGTTAATGTCCGCGTGGGCGGGAATATCGGCGTGCCAGCGCTGGATATACTGGGGTCTGATGTCGAACTCTATGTTCTGGAGCTGTCGAGCTTTCAATTGGAAAGCATTCCTTCTGCCGGTTTACATGTTGCCTGCCATTTGAACCTTAGCGAGGATCATATGGACCGTTACGACTCGCTTGCACAATATTGTATGGCTAAGCAGAGAGTTTTCTGGGGAGCAAAAAATGTCGTTTATAATCTGGACGAAAAACTGACTCAGC
Coding sequences within:
- the erpA gene encoding iron-sulfur cluster insertion protein ErpA; protein product: MSQAQTFTPEPLLVTESAVAKVKGLIDEEGNSDLKLRVYVTGGGCSGFQYGFAFDEACAEDDARIEKEGITVVVDAMSYPYLVGARLDYQEGLQGSRFTVENPNAASTCGCGSSFSI
- a CDS encoding ATP-binding protein, with the protein product MLDVIWNPESCDLVDINILGEEIARHQRSMLGSGQGFWEWDLAANKLSWYGTFWRELGYNEDDIQNMTEPEVLLNFIHPEDRAVFGSAMTKTITEGVGIDVCYRLRSKMGYYLWVRVTGQGFRDENGWTHHVAGVNQNISQLKQTEQALRASEERYGRIIAGTQDGVWDWDIETGEIEFSDICWEQLGFSGAEIKEQNLRKISDWEARMPERDVERFKEALRAHILEGQSFDIEYQSTAKDGSIRWIRARAEASYNKQGRAVRVSGSNMDITELKNTQLAVVQAKVAAEKANQAKSEFLSSMSHELRTPLNAILGYAQLFDYDDNLNGEQQDNIVEIRKAGAHLLHLINEVLDLAKIEAGRMTLSLEPVIPNRALDDCLKLVQPLAEKKRVEIVVHAGTFGNTPIFADNTRLKQALINLISNSIKYNREKGRVTIALEQGDREAMRIIVRDTGLGIPEEMRSQVFEPFNRLSAEMGAIEGSGVGLVITKRLVEMMSGRIGFESVENVGTEFWIELPLAKEGDKGVTQRAEDVFSSKRGELKVSESRHILYIEDNPANTRLFAKIIDRFDLLTVSTVMEPLLGIYEARTAPPDIIVLDINLPDLDGYEVLEVLQNDARTKDIPIVALSANAMSLDVHKGLKAGFVDYLTKPVDVNRLIEVFNTHLG
- the mraZ gene encoding division/cell wall cluster transcriptional repressor MraZ, producing the protein MFQGSHAINMDAKGRMAIPAKYRDSLASACGGRIVMTAHTQDRCVLVYPEPEWQTILPKIEALPSFNKASLRAQRLLIGYACSLELDGNGRVLVPPTLRDYAGLEKKMMLVGLGKKFELWSEEAWLASVADMDSDEDLPEEMMTLSL
- the rsmH gene encoding 16S rRNA (cytosine(1402)-N(4))-methyltransferase RsmH, with product MTGTPHYSVLLQESVDALITNPNGLYVDGTFGRGGHSRAILNRLGPRARLVAFDKDPDAVKVASVLRAEDERFHIVHDSFAHLEQVTGFLHDRDDERVDGVLLDLGVSSPQLDVAERGFSFMQDGPLDMRMDNSRGQTAAQWLNTADEADIAFVLREYGEERFSKRMANAVVKERVKKPFETTAHFSRVITEANPRWEKGKNPATRAFQAVRIFINRELEDLETALSGGVNLLSSGGRFVVISFHSLEDRMVKRFFREQSRGKTLPRGLPVTEDMLNKTLKTIGKAVKAGDSELLENIRSRSAVLRVAEKL
- the ftsL gene encoding cell division protein FtsL yields the protein MKSLLIIMLWLSCVCSALGVVYSAYSARQATQELESLRRESSSLQVESGQYLLEKSTWAAYSRVEKIAVNELNMKVPASNKTILVFKK
- a CDS encoding peptidoglycan D,D-transpeptidase FtsI family protein — its product is MKRELQMSFWRFWLLGGMLVILPGLLVWHLANLQVIPSADKGFEFLQSEGEARTLRSEILHAYRGVITDRNGELLAVSTPVTSIYANPQFLKEEEHSVLASALDISTKQLRERLKVYANKQFVYLARHLPPQQADKILAKKIQGIYGETEYRRYYPAGEVVAHVVGFTDIEDHGQEGVELAFDEHLAGAIGYKRVLKDLKGNIVKEKGLLKAPIAGSNLSLSLDLRLQYLAYRELKAAVAKQKAKSGSVVLLDVKSGEILAMANQPSYNPNDRRNIKPAQLRNRAITDVFEPGSTVKPFTMMAALESGRYALKDTINTSPGYVMVGSKALLDPKDYGVMSMTKILTKSSQVGITKIALNMEPQSIRELFFRAGMGQSTGMGFPGESVGVLPNRNRWQPIEVANLAFGYGLNVNAVQLAQAYAMIADKGSFKNASLIQADQEPIRNQIVSPGIAQNITDMLKTVPQPGGTATRAQIPAYPVAGKTGTAHKVGAEGYVDDRHIALFAGFAPADNPEVVAVVIINEPTDGKYFGGEAAAPVFATIVEGALKVLRVPPQVDKAMMAGL
- a CDS encoding UDP-N-acetylmuramoyl-L-alanyl-D-glutamate--2,6-diaminopimelate ligase, giving the protein MVDPLAKNMGSSDCSLNELLSVVGCGPLSQQNPSIKNIVLDSRQVSTGSLFVAIKGSAVDGREYIGAAIRAGAVAVIAESKSFSVEYFDNVVIINIENLCEKLGLIASKFFGDPSEKMHVVAVTGTNGKTTCAQLLQQLFQLLGKKSATIGTMGYGADLSLLVSTGLTTPDAVTCQRILKQLLDDGVECVAMEVSSHAIAQCRHGGIQFEGAVFTNLSRDHLDYHGSMGDYAEIKASLFQSTEHKFVITNLDDDVGAGSIRDAVPETVDCFGYGLKTKKGNRGFEGGSVFAGELDFSEKGICGHVDSCWGEGELSSQLIGQFNAYNLLAVISTACASGYSLVEVLEKVPLLEPIEGRMQKVQVAGDIVVIIDYAHTPDALEQALKAAREHTAKKLWVLFGCGGDRDKGKRPQMAAIAEEYADNIVVTSDNPRMEDPKRIIEDILAGFSSVDKIITEPDRAAAIYWAVNQAASGDMVLFAGKGHEKYQLVQGEKLSFSDYDTASSALRMRAQKNAGGLQ
- a CDS encoding UDP-N-acetylmuramoyl-tripeptide--D-alanyl-D-alanine ligase; amino-acid sequence: MMLSDLCSAVDGKVIGADTAFARVSTDTRSIKKGDLFFALKGANFDAHHYLVQAVQAGACAIVVEKESPHVAVPQLLVEDCCNALGQAGRLNREAYCGMLVAITGSNGKTTVKGMLKSVFSERGRVLATEGNLNNHIGVPLTLMKLDVHHSYAVLEAGTSGKNEIAYLTSLIQPEIALVNNIMSAHLEGFGCKAAIAEEKSAIYSSTKLRIGVVNLNSAYCSEFLLKLKGKTVTGFARVETTEELERVVAKFDKAVNRLVLARVLVKDDRGCNRFELIDGTEQSSVTLRVPGLHNVNNALAAAACALSCGLPLSVIVVGLEKFAGESGRMQTVASILCDQLVDDSYNANPGSMRAAIDFLAEKAKSVLIVGDMAEVGSNAEQEHFAIGDYAKKKGINTVIAVGPLSRFVAEGYGEGAVWFSGREELFEGLGKLNFKNSVVLVKGSRNSRMEKVVQTLKQREEDC